A stretch of the Marinobacter sp. JH2 genome encodes the following:
- a CDS encoding ATPase yields the protein MSLAESMQVTLRLPNRTLFEGDVQRLFATAQNGAFGMLPNHTDFVTALVPSVLTLTCVDGVERFFGIDEGLLVKIGFQVDVAIRRGVQGKDLDSLNETVKAAFIEVDEEERIARSALSRLEAGIVRRFGDLQKPTV from the coding sequence ATGAGCCTTGCCGAATCCATGCAGGTAACGCTGCGCCTGCCAAATCGGACGCTGTTCGAAGGCGATGTGCAGCGGCTATTCGCTACCGCGCAAAACGGTGCTTTCGGCATGCTCCCAAACCATACCGATTTCGTGACAGCGCTAGTGCCCTCAGTATTGACTCTCACCTGCGTCGACGGTGTCGAACGTTTTTTTGGCATCGACGAAGGGCTGCTGGTGAAAATAGGCTTTCAGGTAGACGTCGCCATACGTCGCGGCGTTCAAGGCAAGGATCTAGACTCCTTAAATGAAACCGTCAAAGCTGCATTTATCGAAGTGGATGAAGAAGAGCGTATCGCACGCTCAGCCTTGTCTCGACTGGAAGCGGGCATAGTACGGCGTTTTGGAGACTTGCAGAAACCCACGGTATGA
- a CDS encoding F0F1 ATP synthase subunit alpha encodes MSKTDSLAAVTPPQPHAGLHSAGQFEAWRERLLAMPAPKPVITEVGKVTEVGGGVAIVTGLARALADELLVFECGVRGIVLDLEPGRLGVILLGPSELITLGEDVRRTRKVVSVPVGPALLGRVIDAMGHPRDGLGPIEAMAETPIEAEASGILSRSAIFKPLATGLKAIDAAVPVGLGQRELIIGDRQTGKTSIAIDTILNQARSEVTCVYCAIGQRGDAVSRVIAALKKGDMMVRSIVMSAGDEETPGLAYIAPYSAMAMAEYFSDQGQDVLVIFDDLTHHARSYRELSLLLRRPPGREAFPGDIFYVHARLLERAGQFTQEAGGGSITALPVVETQAENLSAYIPTNLISITDGQIYLSPRLVRRNQFPAVDLGLSVSRVGGKAQSRTLREVAGNLRVTLSQFEELEDFARFGTRLDDTTRARLTRGAAVRTALRQAERDPMPAAEQLAVLIAAMEGLFDALPEEQLSDAISRIRATPRKRFQFIDERISENKELSKEDRDRIIIAARTALSATRSDQTSYTDGGSYGPDA; translated from the coding sequence ATGTCCAAAACCGATTCCCTTGCTGCCGTAACCCCGCCTCAACCGCACGCTGGGCTGCACTCGGCCGGGCAATTCGAGGCATGGCGGGAACGACTGCTTGCAATGCCTGCCCCTAAACCGGTAATCACTGAAGTTGGCAAGGTAACCGAAGTCGGCGGCGGTGTTGCTATCGTCACCGGCCTCGCCCGTGCACTGGCCGATGAATTACTGGTGTTCGAATGTGGTGTGCGCGGCATCGTGCTGGACTTGGAACCTGGTCGGCTCGGGGTGATTCTACTCGGGCCATCCGAGCTCATTACTCTGGGGGAGGACGTGCGCCGCACCCGTAAGGTAGTCAGCGTGCCGGTTGGCCCTGCTTTGCTCGGTCGCGTGATCGATGCCATGGGCCACCCAAGAGACGGTTTGGGGCCTATCGAAGCCATGGCGGAAACGCCTATCGAAGCAGAAGCATCGGGTATTCTGAGCCGTTCAGCCATTTTCAAGCCACTAGCCACCGGCCTTAAAGCCATTGATGCCGCCGTTCCAGTGGGGCTAGGCCAGCGCGAGCTGATCATCGGTGATCGCCAAACCGGCAAAACCTCCATCGCCATCGACACCATACTCAATCAGGCGCGATCAGAGGTGACCTGTGTCTATTGCGCCATTGGCCAGCGTGGCGATGCCGTATCGAGGGTTATCGCAGCCTTGAAAAAGGGCGACATGATGGTCCGCAGCATCGTTATGTCGGCGGGCGACGAAGAAACTCCGGGGCTGGCTTACATTGCGCCTTATTCCGCCATGGCCATGGCGGAATACTTTTCCGATCAAGGCCAGGATGTGCTGGTGATTTTTGATGACCTCACTCATCACGCTCGCTCCTACCGGGAACTGTCGTTGCTGTTGCGCCGGCCACCGGGGCGTGAAGCCTTCCCCGGCGACATTTTCTACGTGCATGCCCGCCTCTTGGAACGAGCCGGCCAATTTACTCAAGAAGCCGGTGGTGGCTCGATTACCGCCTTGCCGGTAGTGGAAACCCAGGCGGAGAATCTATCGGCCTATATTCCCACCAATCTGATTTCCATCACCGATGGTCAAATTTACCTGTCGCCAAGGCTGGTGCGCCGCAACCAGTTTCCTGCCGTGGATCTGGGCCTGTCTGTATCTCGCGTGGGCGGTAAGGCACAAAGCCGCACCCTGCGTGAAGTAGCCGGCAACTTGCGAGTTACTCTGTCGCAGTTCGAAGAACTGGAAGACTTCGCCCGCTTCGGAACCCGGCTGGACGACACCACCCGTGCCCGCCTCACCCGCGGTGCCGCCGTTCGCACTGCGCTGCGTCAGGCCGAGCGTGACCCCATGCCCGCTGCCGAACAACTGGCGGTTCTGATTGCGGCAATGGAAGGGCTTTTCGATGCCTTGCCGGAAGAACAACTGAGCGATGCTATCAGCCGCATCCGTGCCACTCCCCGGAAGCGCTTTCAGTTCATCGACGAACGCATCAGCGAAAACAAAGAACTGAGCAAAGAAGACCGCGACCGAATTATAATCGCCGCTCGCACCGCGCTGTCTGCAACGCGCAGCGATCAAACATCATATACAGACGGGGGCAGCTATGGCCCAGACGCTTGA
- a CDS encoding F0F1 ATP synthase subunit A, giving the protein MQLTPDDIIVFTLAGWEVNATIVNTWIVMAVLVGISMLITRNLRPDVPPHRGRTALEVIVKLIQSQIEEVTRNSARHVMYFSGTLFLFIALSNLMLVVPGFSPPTSSLSTTAALALSVLVAVPVFGIASGGVGHYLKTFIEPSVLMLPFNIIGEFSRGISLAIRLYGNVMSGAVIAAILLTVAPFFFPVIMDMLGLLTGMIQAYIFAILATVYISSATAESDHPALKREDKS; this is encoded by the coding sequence ATGCAGCTTACCCCCGATGACATTATCGTTTTTACGCTGGCGGGCTGGGAGGTCAACGCCACCATCGTTAACACCTGGATTGTGATGGCGGTGCTGGTGGGCATTTCCATGTTGATTACCCGCAACCTGCGCCCGGATGTGCCGCCCCATCGCGGGCGCACCGCGCTGGAAGTAATTGTAAAGCTGATTCAGAGCCAGATCGAAGAGGTTACCCGAAACTCCGCGCGCCATGTGATGTACTTTTCCGGCACTCTGTTCCTGTTCATCGCGTTATCAAACCTGATGTTGGTGGTACCCGGGTTTTCACCACCCACATCGTCACTATCCACCACAGCGGCACTGGCCTTGTCTGTGCTGGTGGCGGTACCGGTGTTCGGCATCGCCAGTGGGGGTGTAGGGCACTACCTCAAAACCTTTATTGAACCCTCGGTCCTCATGCTGCCGTTCAACATCATTGGTGAGTTCTCCCGGGGTATTTCGCTGGCTATCCGCCTCTACGGCAACGTAATGAGCGGCGCGGTCATTGCAGCCATCCTGCTAACGGTCGCACCGTTTTTCTTCCCGGTCATCATGGATATGCTGGGATTATTAACGGGCATGATCCAAGCCTACATATTCGCCATTCTAGCCACCGTCTATATTTCATCTGCTACCGCAGAGTCAGACCACCCAGCGCTCAAGAGAGAGGATAAATCATGA
- the bluB gene encoding 5,6-dimethylbenzimidazole synthase produces MSNHNDPFTEAQQEGLYRAIFERRDVRSQFLPHPIPDDVLARILKAAHHAPSVGFMQPWDFIVIDSLPIREQVLASFNDENAKAAENYTGERKESYRSLKLQGIIESPINLCITCDRSRGGPHVLGRNSIMEMDLFSTCLAVQNLWLAARAEGIGVGWVSILDQKQLSDILQLPDQVYPLAYLCMGYVSEFLDQPELQAKGWRSRLPLEELVHGNGWGKPIDQVSLIEQLKKI; encoded by the coding sequence ATGAGCAACCACAACGACCCGTTTACTGAAGCCCAGCAAGAAGGGCTGTACCGGGCTATTTTTGAACGTCGTGACGTGCGTTCGCAGTTTCTTCCCCACCCTATTCCGGACGATGTTTTAGCCCGAATCCTGAAAGCGGCCCATCACGCGCCGTCTGTTGGCTTTATGCAGCCGTGGGACTTCATCGTGATCGACAGTTTGCCGATACGGGAGCAGGTGCTGGCTAGTTTCAATGACGAGAACGCCAAGGCCGCTGAGAACTACACCGGCGAGCGGAAGGAATCCTATCGGAGCTTAAAGCTTCAAGGCATTATCGAAAGCCCGATCAACCTGTGCATCACCTGTGACCGTTCCCGGGGTGGCCCTCATGTGTTGGGCCGAAACTCGATCATGGAAATGGATCTGTTCAGCACCTGTCTGGCGGTACAAAACCTCTGGCTGGCGGCGCGGGCGGAAGGCATTGGTGTGGGCTGGGTCAGTATTTTGGACCAGAAGCAGTTGTCAGATATTCTGCAGTTGCCCGACCAGGTCTACCCCTTGGCGTATCTGTGCATGGGTTATGTCAGCGAGTTTCTGGATCAACCAGAACTGCAGGCGAAAGGCTGGCGCTCTCGTCTGCCGCTGGAGGAGCTGGTGCACGGAAATGGTTGGGGTAAGCCGATAGATCAAGTTAGCTTGATTGAGCAGTTGAAGAAAATCTGA
- a CDS encoding ATP synthase subunit I: MTVNWPAVLLGFSFGLPVSALFFVGLAWGMRHALSADRPGLWLMASSFCRIAVLLGAGFLVTASAGSNWAIAGYALAFLLARLVAVRWARISKAPTAATQDGA, from the coding sequence ATGACAGTAAACTGGCCAGCAGTATTGCTGGGTTTTTCATTTGGCTTGCCCGTCAGCGCATTGTTCTTTGTTGGGCTGGCTTGGGGCATGCGACACGCCTTGAGCGCTGACCGGCCCGGGCTTTGGCTGATGGCCAGCTCGTTTTGCCGGATAGCGGTGCTGCTGGGCGCTGGCTTTCTGGTAACGGCTTCTGCTGGCAGTAACTGGGCCATCGCCGGCTACGCGCTGGCGTTTTTGCTGGCGCGGCTTGTTGCTGTGCGCTGGGCCAGAATCAGCAAGGCACCCACAGCAGCAACACAGGATGGCGCGTAA
- a CDS encoding AtpZ/AtpI family protein yields the protein MSMKNDHSAESIRRSAERMKRSRDEPGVSPLRGLGAFGIIGWSIAVPTVGGAFLGLWLNDVAPQNFSWPIALILGGVVVGGIIAWGWIEKEGPDHKGGKR from the coding sequence ATGAGCATGAAAAACGACCACTCAGCAGAAAGTATCCGGCGCAGTGCCGAGCGCATGAAGCGGTCACGGGATGAGCCAGGGGTCAGCCCTCTGCGCGGGCTGGGAGCCTTCGGAATCATTGGCTGGTCAATTGCAGTGCCAACCGTCGGGGGTGCTTTCCTGGGGTTGTGGCTGAACGACGTAGCGCCCCAGAACTTTTCCTGGCCCATTGCACTGATTCTGGGCGGCGTGGTGGTGGGTGGCATCATTGCCTGGGGCTGGATCGAAAAAGAAGGGCCGGATCATAAGGGAGGTAAGCGGTGA
- a CDS encoding F0F1 ATP synthase subunit B — protein MSIDWITVIAQIANFLVLVWLLKRFLYRPILDGIDAREAEITRRMAEAGEAEKKAQAAEVAFHQQKIQLLSDQDAAVKQALRESEDQRDSLLTKARATLEQEQQDWHKHLEHERQKFTAQLQRAGEETLLELTRKALRDLADESLEEAIVRHVSSRLRPIASELSEAAGDSKEAVATTRDTLPEAAQALLQADIKDLLPGINLRFDTDSQQSPGLVLRVGGAQVAWTVDSYTEEFDALLNERLAAGASGRTQPGGA, from the coding sequence ATGTCCATTGACTGGATTACCGTTATCGCTCAGATCGCCAACTTTCTGGTACTGGTGTGGCTGTTGAAGCGCTTTCTCTATCGTCCAATTCTCGACGGAATTGATGCCCGCGAGGCTGAAATAACCCGCCGCATGGCTGAAGCCGGAGAGGCCGAGAAAAAAGCCCAGGCCGCCGAAGTGGCATTTCACCAGCAGAAAATACAGCTCTTGTCTGACCAGGATGCTGCGGTCAAACAGGCCCTAAGGGAATCGGAAGACCAGCGCGACAGCCTGCTGACCAAAGCCCGCGCCACGCTAGAGCAGGAACAGCAAGACTGGCACAAGCACCTTGAGCACGAGCGCCAGAAGTTCACAGCGCAATTACAGCGAGCTGGAGAAGAAACCCTGCTGGAGCTCACCCGTAAAGCGCTGCGGGATCTCGCGGATGAATCCCTGGAAGAAGCCATCGTTCGCCATGTCAGCTCGCGATTGCGACCGATTGCCAGCGAACTATCTGAAGCGGCGGGCGACAGCAAGGAAGCGGTGGCAACTACTCGCGACACCCTACCTGAGGCGGCACAGGCGCTGCTGCAGGCCGATATCAAGGATCTACTCCCCGGCATCAACCTGCGATTTGACACCGACTCTCAGCAGTCACCTGGCCTGGTTCTGCGGGTTGGCGGTGCCCAGGTGGCCTGGACGGTGGACAGCTACACTGAAGAATTTGATGCGCTGTTAAATGAACGCTTGGCTGCCGGAGCTTCCGGGCGAACTCAGCCCGGCGGGGCCTAA
- the arcC gene encoding carbamate kinase: MLIVAALGGNALLKRGEPLTAEAQRTNVQAAAKSLAKLVRAGHQLVITHGNGPQVGLLALQGAAYKPEEVYPLDVLGAETGGMIGYMIEQEIENALGHDRPVATLLTQVVVDRDDPAFKKPTKFIGPVYDKTEAESRAAAAGWHIAADGDKWRRVVPSPAPKEIPDMRVLKLLLNQGVVVICTGGGGIPVLRRNDGSMTGVEAVIDKDAASALLARELNADALLLLTDVDAVYRNFGAPAAAPVRNVTPEQARTLDVPAGSMGPKVTAAADFADFGGISGIGRLEDALDILTGRAGTLIGKGAINNS; this comes from the coding sequence ATGCTGATTGTTGCAGCTCTGGGCGGAAACGCGCTGTTAAAACGCGGCGAGCCACTCACCGCGGAAGCCCAGCGCACCAACGTGCAGGCCGCCGCAAAGTCACTGGCCAAACTGGTGCGCGCTGGGCACCAGCTGGTCATTACCCATGGCAACGGCCCGCAGGTGGGTTTGCTAGCGTTGCAAGGCGCTGCTTACAAACCTGAAGAAGTGTATCCGCTGGATGTGCTGGGCGCAGAAACCGGCGGTATGATTGGCTATATGATTGAGCAGGAAATAGAGAACGCCCTCGGCCACGACCGCCCGGTGGCAACGCTGCTCACTCAGGTCGTTGTCGACCGGGACGACCCTGCCTTCAAAAAACCCACCAAATTTATCGGCCCGGTCTATGATAAAACAGAAGCGGAATCCCGGGCAGCGGCGGCCGGCTGGCATATTGCGGCTGACGGCGACAAGTGGCGGAGAGTAGTACCCTCGCCTGCGCCCAAAGAAATCCCTGACATGCGGGTCCTGAAGCTACTCCTTAATCAGGGCGTCGTTGTTATCTGTACGGGAGGCGGAGGCATTCCGGTGCTACGCCGTAACGACGGCAGTATGACCGGTGTGGAAGCCGTGATCGACAAGGACGCCGCCAGTGCTTTGCTGGCAAGAGAACTGAACGCCGATGCCTTGCTGCTGCTAACCGACGTGGATGCGGTCTATCGTAACTTTGGCGCGCCTGCCGCCGCACCCGTTCGAAACGTGACCCCCGAGCAGGCCAGAACACTGGATGTGCCCGCCGGCTCCATGGGGCCGAAGGTGACCGCAGCTGCTGATTTTGCAGATTTCGGCGGCATCAGCGGCATTGGCCGGCTGGAAGATGCTCTCGACATTTTGACTGGACGCGCAGGCACACTCATCGGTAAAGGCGCCATCAATAACTCTTAA
- a CDS encoding F0F1 ATP synthase subunit C, whose translation MTDLAIIAAISIFTAGLTIAIGAIGPALGEGRAAAAAIAAIAQQPDAAPTLSRTLFVSLAMIESTAIYCFVVAMILIFANPFWDAMQVAAGG comes from the coding sequence ATGACCGATCTTGCCATTATTGCGGCCATTTCCATATTTACCGCCGGCCTGACCATTGCCATCGGAGCCATTGGTCCGGCGCTTGGCGAAGGCCGCGCCGCCGCCGCAGCCATTGCCGCCATTGCGCAGCAGCCGGATGCCGCCCCAACCCTGTCACGAACCCTGTTTGTGAGTCTGGCGATGATTGAATCCACCGCCATCTACTGTTTTGTGGTGGCGATGATTCTGATTTTTGCCAACCCATTCTGGGATGCCATGCAGGTTGCCGCAGGAGGCTAG
- a CDS encoding F0F1 ATP synthase subunit gamma, translating to MAQTLEALTRHSKTLTGIHGIVHTMKTLSAINAAPYEHAARSIEAYHQTILQGFAAFAYRTGGINLRHADAAEHLVIVFGSDHGLCGNYNEVLADAVQLHCQSQTIGRQRLLCIGAQMNDALGDQGLMPEAVLLPPASADGISRLAGDIAARIDHFSRDQPLQNLAVTLAFTQRGKHGTREPSIQRLLPLAPLLLQREKHWSSRSLPDYTMEADALLSSLIHGHIFASVFRASAEAMVTENSARLALMQQAEQSVNERAEAVKGEMRSVRQTEITNELMDVIIGFEALKKKQKPHGQPD from the coding sequence ATGGCCCAGACGCTTGAAGCGCTAACCCGGCACAGCAAGACCCTGACCGGCATTCACGGCATCGTCCACACCATGAAAACCCTGTCTGCAATTAACGCGGCACCCTATGAGCACGCGGCCCGCTCTATTGAGGCCTATCACCAGACAATACTACAGGGCTTTGCCGCCTTCGCTTATCGAACTGGCGGCATCAATCTGCGACACGCAGATGCAGCAGAGCATCTGGTCATCGTGTTCGGCTCCGACCACGGCCTCTGCGGCAATTACAATGAAGTGCTCGCCGACGCCGTGCAGCTGCATTGCCAAAGCCAAACGATCGGCAGGCAACGCCTACTCTGTATCGGCGCGCAAATGAACGATGCCCTCGGTGATCAAGGTCTGATGCCAGAAGCTGTTTTACTGCCACCGGCCTCTGCGGATGGTATCAGCCGTCTTGCAGGTGATATTGCTGCTCGCATAGACCACTTCAGTCGGGACCAACCGCTACAGAATCTGGCTGTCACCCTGGCGTTTACCCAACGCGGCAAGCATGGCACACGGGAGCCAAGCATACAGCGGCTTCTTCCGCTGGCACCCTTGCTGCTACAGCGTGAAAAGCACTGGAGTTCACGCTCACTTCCGGATTACACCATGGAGGCAGACGCGTTGTTATCATCGCTGATTCATGGCCACATCTTCGCCAGCGTATTTCGCGCCTCCGCGGAAGCGATGGTGACCGAAAACTCCGCTCGGCTAGCGCTGATGCAGCAGGCAGAGCAATCGGTGAATGAGCGCGCTGAGGCGGTAAAAGGGGAGATGCGATCGGTGCGTCAAACAGAAATCACCAACGAGTTGATGGATGTGATTATTGGGTTTGAAGCATTAAAGAAGAAACAAAAACCTCACGGCCAACCAGACTAA
- a CDS encoding ornithine carbamoyltransferase, translating to MAFNLKNRHFLTLRDFSPQEIGFLLKLSKDLKAAKYAGIEIPQLTGKELALIFEKNSTRTRVGFEVAAYDQGARVTYLGPTGTHIGHKESVKDTARVLGRVYDAIEYRGFGQKIVEELAEYAGVPVYNGLTDEFHPTQILADFLTMQEHVEKPLHEVAYVYVGDAANNMGDSLLIGGAKMGMDVRLCAPKACWPKQAIIEEAHTLAKETGARITITEDLAAAVAGVDFVYTDVWVSMGEPKERWGERIKLLMPYQVNAALMEKTGNPRARFMHCLPAFHNTETTVGKEIEAEFGITAMEVTDDVFESPASIVFDQAENRMHTIKAVLVATLGA from the coding sequence ATGGCGTTTAACCTGAAGAATCGTCACTTCCTGACCTTACGGGATTTCTCCCCGCAAGAAATCGGTTTTCTGCTGAAGCTGTCCAAAGATCTTAAGGCAGCTAAGTATGCTGGTATCGAGATTCCTCAACTCACCGGCAAAGAGCTTGCGTTGATCTTTGAAAAAAACTCCACCCGAACACGGGTGGGGTTTGAGGTGGCTGCCTACGATCAGGGCGCGAGAGTTACCTATCTTGGACCTACCGGTACTCACATCGGCCACAAGGAATCCGTGAAAGACACTGCTCGGGTGTTGGGCCGTGTTTACGATGCCATAGAGTACCGAGGCTTTGGCCAGAAGATTGTTGAAGAGCTAGCAGAATATGCCGGTGTTCCGGTTTACAACGGCCTGACGGATGAGTTCCACCCCACGCAGATCCTCGCCGACTTTCTAACCATGCAAGAGCACGTTGAGAAGCCCTTGCATGAGGTGGCCTATGTTTATGTTGGCGATGCCGCCAATAATATGGGTGACAGCTTGTTGATCGGGGGCGCGAAAATGGGAATGGACGTGCGGTTGTGCGCACCAAAAGCCTGCTGGCCCAAGCAGGCAATCATAGAAGAAGCCCACACACTCGCCAAAGAAACCGGTGCCCGCATCACGATTACAGAGGATCTGGCTGCTGCCGTCGCCGGGGTAGATTTTGTCTACACCGATGTCTGGGTCTCCATGGGCGAGCCAAAAGAGAGGTGGGGCGAGCGGATCAAGCTGTTAATGCCTTATCAGGTGAACGCCGCTCTGATGGAAAAAACCGGCAACCCGCGAGCCCGTTTTATGCATTGTTTGCCCGCTTTTCACAATACCGAAACAACAGTAGGCAAAGAGATAGAAGCCGAGTTCGGCATTACCGCCATGGAGGTGACGGACGACGTTTTCGAAAGCCCAGCATCCATCGTGTTTGATCAGGCCGAAAACCGCATGCATACCATCAAGGCAGTGCTGGTAGCCACACTCGGGGCCTAA
- the atpD gene encoding F0F1 ATP synthase subunit beta, which produces MSNQIVDSGQVVGIRGGVVDVKFPTTSPRIHDLVYAGSLAMEVNSLLNNGAVRCMALAPVRGLGLGMPVQATGMPIQVPVGDTVLGRMLNVFGEPIDDKPAPAATVRRSIHQPPPALEDRVIHSDILETGIKAIDLLSPIERGGKTGLFGGAGVGKTVLITELINNTVQHYQGVSLFCGIGERSREAEELYREMGDAGVRDKTVMLFGQMNEAPGVRFLVGKTALTMAEYFRDEQKQDVLLLIDNIFRFVQAGSEVSGLMGRMPSRVGYQPTLATELATLQERITSTRNGTITSIQAVYVPADDFTDPAAAHIFSHLSASVVLSRKRASEGLYPAVDPLASASVMLTPALVGQRHYDIARAVRRTLAEYEDLRDIIAMLGMEELAAADRATVARARRLERFLTQPFFTVGALTSDSGRRVPISDTLDGCETILSQTEFHDNETDYYMIGSLKDLEKTS; this is translated from the coding sequence ATGTCGAATCAGATCGTAGATAGTGGGCAGGTTGTTGGAATTCGCGGCGGCGTTGTCGACGTTAAGTTTCCGACGACATCGCCTCGCATTCACGATCTGGTTTACGCGGGCAGTCTGGCAATGGAGGTGAACTCACTTTTGAATAATGGCGCCGTGCGCTGCATGGCACTTGCTCCCGTGCGTGGGCTGGGGCTTGGCATGCCGGTGCAGGCCACCGGCATGCCCATTCAGGTTCCAGTAGGTGATACCGTGCTGGGGCGCATGCTCAATGTGTTTGGCGAGCCTATTGACGACAAACCTGCCCCTGCCGCCACGGTACGACGCTCCATTCACCAACCGCCTCCAGCACTGGAAGACCGCGTCATACACAGCGACATCCTCGAAACTGGCATCAAGGCCATCGATCTGCTGTCCCCCATTGAGCGCGGCGGCAAAACCGGTCTGTTCGGCGGTGCGGGCGTGGGTAAAACCGTACTGATCACCGAGCTGATCAACAACACTGTTCAACACTATCAGGGCGTAAGCCTGTTCTGCGGCATTGGCGAACGCTCGCGAGAGGCGGAAGAACTTTATCGCGAGATGGGTGACGCCGGTGTGCGGGATAAAACTGTAATGCTGTTCGGGCAGATGAACGAAGCCCCGGGTGTGCGGTTTCTAGTGGGCAAAACCGCGCTCACTATGGCGGAGTATTTCCGCGACGAGCAGAAGCAGGATGTACTGCTGCTCATCGACAACATTTTCCGTTTTGTGCAGGCGGGCTCTGAGGTTTCCGGATTGATGGGACGTATGCCTTCCCGGGTCGGTTACCAACCCACCCTGGCTACGGAACTGGCAACACTTCAGGAGCGGATTACATCCACGCGCAACGGCACCATCACCTCTATTCAGGCGGTTTACGTGCCGGCCGATGATTTTACCGACCCGGCCGCAGCTCATATTTTCTCGCACCTTTCTGCCTCAGTTGTGTTGTCACGTAAGCGCGCCAGTGAAGGCCTCTACCCGGCGGTGGATCCCCTTGCCTCCGCCTCAGTCATGCTGACGCCGGCCCTGGTTGGCCAACGCCACTACGACATTGCCCGAGCAGTACGGCGCACCCTGGCCGAATACGAGGATCTGCGCGACATTATTGCCATGCTGGGTATGGAAGAACTTGCGGCTGCCGACCGGGCCACCGTTGCGCGAGCGCGGAGGCTTGAACGCTTTCTCACTCAACCCTTTTTCACCGTCGGTGCGCTGACCAGCGACAGCGGCAGGCGAGTGCCCATCAGCGACACCCTCGACGGGTGCGAAACCATCCTGAGCCAGACCGAATTTCACGACAATGAAACCGACTACTACATGATTGGCTCCCTGAAGGATCTGGAGAAAACGTCATGA